The DNA segment CTTCAGGGCCGACGCCGCGTTCTTCAGCGCGGTGGCCCTGGTCGGACTGTCGTCCGCGTCGGCGTTGGGGGAGAGCGTGGTGGCCAGCAGGGTGGCGGTGGCGGCGACGATGCCGGCCGTGGCGAGTCGGGAACCACGGAGGTGCGGCCGTATTCGGCTCATCGGTCTCCTTCGAGCGGGCGGGAGCACAGAGGATGACCAAGATTCAAGGGGCCGTGCGCATGCCGTGGACAGGGTGAGTACGTGCAGGTGTGTGAGGGGAGAGGACCGTTTCTGCGAAGGCGGTGATCCTGGTGTGCGCGCCCGTGCCCACCGCGCCCCCGAGGCCGGTACCCCGACCGCGCGCCCCCGGTCGGTACGCTGCGCCTCGGCCGCCCCCAGCCCCCGGCCACCCGCCCTGCCCCAGCCCTGCGCCGCGCCGGCGCCCGCGCCGAGGAGACGGCCCCAAGTGACCCCGCCGCCCCTGCCCTTCTTCGTCTACGGCACCCTCCGCCCCGGCGAGCCCAACCACGACGCCTTCCTGCGCGGCCGCACCCTCACCGAGGAACCGGCACGACTGGCCGGGGCGGTGCTGTACGACGGCCCCGGCTACCCGTACGCCGTCGAGGCCCTGGGCGGGCGCGGCACGGTGTACGGCGATCTCGTCACGGCTCGCCCCGAGGAGTACCCCGCGCTCCTAGCCGCTCTGGACCACCTGGAGGAGTACGCCCCGAACGACCCGCGCAGCCTCTACGAACGCGTCCCCCGCGAGGTGCTCCGCGACACCGACGGAACGGCCGTACTGGCGTGGGTGTATGTCGCGGCACCCCCGGTCGCGGCCCGCCTGCGTACCCGCGGCAGGCTCATCGAGAGCGGCGATTGGACGAGGCGGCCGCCGGGCTGAGCCGGGTGCCGGCACGGCTGGGTGACGGCCGCGTGGTTGTGTTGTGCGGCGGCGCTGCTGAGCCGGGTGCCGGCACGGCTGGGTGACGGCCGCCTGGCTGTGTTGAGCGTCGGCGCTGCTCAGCCGAGTGTCCGCGCGGCCGTGTTGAACGTCGGCGCTGAGCCGGGTGCCCGCGCGGCTGTGTCCAGCGTCAGTGCTGCTGTGGTCAGTGTCCGGCTGCCGAGTCAAGTGGCCGCCTGGCGGAGCCGAGCGCGGCTGAGGCGAGTGTCCGCCCGGGTAATCCGAGCGCCGGTCCAACCGAGCCGAGCGCCGGTCCGACCGAGTCGAGCGCCGGTCCAACCGAGCCGAGCGCCCGTCCAACCGAGCCAAGCGGCCGCCCCGCCCCAACAGCCCCCCGCCCACCCAACCGAGTCGAGCAGCCGCAGCCGCAGCCGCCCCGTAGCTCGGCGGCGTGCCCGACAACCCCCGCCCCGCCTAAGACTTCACCGTCTCCACCCGCACCGCGCACGCCTTGAACTCCGGCATGCGTGACGTCGGGTCGAGTGCCGGGTTGGTCAGGGTGTTGGCGCGGCCCTCGCCCGGCCAGTGGAAGGGCATGAAGACGGTGTCCGGGCGGATGCCGGTCGTGATGCGGGCGGGGGCCACCGCACGGCCCCGGCGCGACACCACGGCCACCGGGTCGCCCTCGGCCGCCCCGAGCCGCGCCGCCAGCCGGGGGTGCAGCTCCACGAACGGGCCCGGCGCGGCGGCGTTCAGTTCGTCGACGCGGCGGGTCTGGGCGCCGGACTGGTACTGCGCCACGACCCGGCCGGTCGTGAGGAGGACCGGGTACTCGTCGTCGGGTTCCTCGGCGACCGCCCGGTACGACACGGGGACGAACCGCGCCCGTCCGTCCGGCGTGGCGAACCGGTCGAGGAAGAGGCGGGGCGTGCCGGGGTGCACCGCGCCGGCGGTCTCGCCGTCCCGTGCCGGGTCGTCGTCGCCGGGCACTGCGGCCAGGTCCGGCGAGGAGTCCTCGCAGTCCGTGGCGCCCCCGTCGTGGGCGTCGTCGGTGTCGGCCACCGCGGGGCACGGCCAGAACACCCCGTTCTCCTGGGCCAGCCTGCGATACGTGATCCCCGAGTAGTCCGCCGCCCCGCCCGCACTGGCCCGCCGCAGTTCCTCGAAGACCTCCTCGGGGTCGGTCGGGAAGCCCTTCTCCAGGGCCGTTCCCTCTCCGTCGCCGAGCCGCGCCGCGAGCTCGTGCATGACCTCCAGGTCGCTGCGAACGCCTTCCGGCGGGCTGATCGCGCGCCGGCGCAGCAGCACCCGCCCCTCCAGGTTGGTCGTCGTGCCGGTCTCCTCCGCCCACTGGGTGACCGGAAGGACGACGTCCGCCAGGGCGGCCGTCTCCGACAGCACGACGTCGCACACCGCGAGGAAATCAAGGGACTTGATGCGTTCCTCGATGTGCGCGGCATGCGGCGCCGACACCACCGGGTTGGAGCCCATCAGCAGCAGCGACCTGATGTCCGTGCCGAGCGCGTCCAGCAGTTCGTACGCACTGCGCCCCGGCCCGGGCAGGCTGTCCGGGTCCACGCCCCACACCTCGGCGACATGCCGCCGCGCCGCCGGGTCGTCCAGCTTGCGGTAGCCGGGCAACTGGTCCGCCTTCTGACCGTGCTCGCGCCCGCCCTGCCCGTTGCCCTGCCCGGTGAGACAGCCGTACCCGGACAGCGGCCGGCCCGCCCGTCCCGTCGCCAGGCACAGGTTGATCCACGCGCCCACGGTGTCCGTGCCCTTGGACTGCTGCTCGGGCCCGCGCGCGGTGAGCACCATCGCGTGCTCCGGCTCGCAGAACAGCCTCACGGTTTCCCGGAGTTGAGGAACGGACACCCCCGTGATCCGCTCCACGTACTCCGGCCAGTGCGCCATCGCCGCGGCCCGTGCGTCCTCCCAGCCGGCCGTGCGCTCCTGGACGTACTCCTCGTCCACCCGCCCCTCGGCGACGATCAGGTGCAGCAGCCCGAGGGCCAGCGCGAGGTCGGTGCCGGGGCGGGGTGCCAGGTGCAGGTCGGCCTGCTCGGCGGTCTTCGTGCGGCGCGGGTCGACGACGATGAGCGTGCCGCCGTTCTCGCGCAGCTCGTTGAAGAAGCGGAGCGAGGGCGGCATCGTCTCCGCGAGGTTGGACCCTACGAGGATGACGCAGCCCGTCCGCGGGATGTCCTCCAGCGGGAACGGCAGCCCCCGGTCCAGGCCGAACGCCCTGATCCCGGCCGCCGCCGCCGACGACATGCAGAAGCGGCCGTTGTAGTCGATCTGCGAGGTGCCGAGCACGATCCTCGCGAACTTGCCGAGGCTGTACGCCTTCTCGTTCGTCAGGCCGCCGCCGCCGAAGACCCCGCACGCGTCCGGGCCATGTTCCGTACGCGTGCGGGCGAGGCCCTCCGCGACGCGGTCCAGCGCCTCGTCCCAGGTGGCGGGCACGAGCGTGCCGCCCGACCGCACCAGCGGCGAGGTCAGGCGGACGCTCGATTCCAGCACCGCGGGGGCCGTACGGCCCTTGCCGCACAGTGCCCCCTTGTTCACCGGGAAGTCCGGCCGCTCGACCACCGCGACACCTCCGCCCTCCAGGGGCGTGAGGTTCATCCCGCACTGCAGGGCGCAGTACGGGCAGTGCGTGGGCGTCGCGGAGTTCGGCATGTCGTTCAGCGTGCTTCGGGCGTGTTACGTGCGGCACGGCTCCCTGTTACGCGCCCGGGACGGTGACCTCTTCGCAGGCGTCGGGGCGCCGTGAGGCGAGCCGGATGCCGACACGGCCCCGCACGCCGAAGGGCGGGAGCAGGGCATCGACCCCGCTCCCGCCCGGTCAGGGACGGTCCTTGGTCAGAGGACGCCCTTGAAAACCTGCGCGTAAGAGCATGAGCCGCCCCGGCCGGGCGCCTCACCGCTCCGCCGCCAGCGCGTTCGCCACCCCCGCCTCCCGCCGCCCGAGGAACCGGGGATCCGGCTCGAACACGGCGTCCAGGGCCGCCTTTCCGGCCGCGAAGATCTCCCGCGTGCCGCCGTAGTACCAGGTGGCGTCGTGCCGGTCGTCGACCCCGACGCCGTACGACGTCACGCCCGCCTCCTGGCACAGCGCGACCGCCCGCCGGATGTGGAAGCCCTGGCTGATCAGCACCGCCTCGTCGACGCCGAAGATCTTCTTCGCGCGGACGCAGGAGTCCCAGGTGTCGAAGCCGGCGTAGTCGCTGACGATGCGGGAGCCGGGCACGCCGTGCCGGGTCAGATACGTCCGCATGGCGTCGGGCTCGTCGTAGTCCTCGCGGCCGTTGTCGCCGGTGACGAGCACGGCCTCGATCCGCCCCTCGCGGTACAGCTCGGCCGCCGCGTCGAGCCGGTGCGCGAGGTAGGGGGACGGCTCGCCCTCCCACAGGCCGGCGCCGAAGACGACGGCGACGTCGGTGCGCGGCACGTCGGCCGTGGTGTGCAGCCGGCCGCCGGTCACGACGTACATCCAGGTGGCCGGAAGCAGCCCCAGCACGCACCCGGCCATCACGGCCTGCACCAGCCGCCGCTGCCCGGCGCGGGTGCGCGGCAGACGTGGTCTCCGCAGCTTCGGTCGGCGCATGTGGATGGTCCCTCCCCGGTCGGCGAACCGCCTGTTCTCGACCTGTCCTCGACACTGAGGGACGTCCTGTCAGCCCCCGCGGTTCACCACGGACGACGTGACCAGCTTCACTCCACCCTGCGAAACCGCAGGTCACCCCACCTCACACACCCGGCACCCCGCACCGTGAACCCGGTGTAAAAACCCGTCATTCCCGCGCAACGGGGAGGCAACGTCCGGCCGCCACCATCGGTTCATGACGGCGTCGAACCCGCTTCACGACGAGTCCACGATGGTCCACCTCGACAGTACGGCGCACATCATGAACCGGATCAGCAGCCAGCTCGCCAGCCAGCTCGGCCTCGTCTCGCTCGACGGCAGACGGCGCCCCGAACCGCCCGCGCTGGTCGTCGTGGCCCACGGCAGCCGCGACCCGCGCGCCCTGAGCACCGTCCGCGCGCTCCTCGACAAGGTCCGCGCCCTGCGCCCCGGCCTGCCGGTTCACCTCGGCCACATCGAGCTGAACGAGCCCCTGCTCCCCGACACCCTCGCCGCCCTCGGCACCCGCGAGGCGATCCTCGTCCCCCTCCTCCTCAGCCGCGGCTACCACGTCAAGCGGGACATCCCCGAGATGGCCGCCGAAGCCGACGTCCACGCGCGCGTGGCCCCCGCCCTGGGCCCGCACCCCCTGCTGGTCGAGGCACTCCGCGCCCGCCTCGTCGAGGCCGGCTGGCGCACCCGCATGGACGAGCCCACCCGCCGAGCGAGCGCGGTCGTCCTGGCCGCGGCCGGCTCCCGCGACCCCGAGTCCAAGGTCGACACGGCCCGCACGGCCCACCTCCTGGCCAACCGCCTGGGCGTCCCGGTGATCCCGGCCTACGCGACGACGGCGACCCCGACCGTCCCGGACGCCATCAGCGCTCTCGCCGCCCGGGGGCGCACCAGGGTCGCGATCGCCTCCTACTTCACGGCCCCGGGCCGCTTCGCAACGGAGTGCGCGGCGGCGGCCCCGTGGATCGCGGCGGCCCCGCTGGGCACCCACGCCGCGATGGCAAGCCTGCTGCTCCACCGCTACGACCAGATGCTGACGACTCCGGTCACGACATCACCGGAATTGGCGTCGGCTTGAAACGCCCAGGACGGTGACGTCCCTCAAGGGGCGCGGGGAACTGCGCGACCAGCCCCCACAACCCGCATCCGCAAGGCAACAGAACCCGGCAGCCGAGTAGGCGCAACACAGCCCTCCGTTTGTCACTGCCTGCCCGTACTGTCGGTGCATGTACTACGACGAGTCGGCAGTCGAACGCTGGGCAGCCGAGCCCGACAAACGACCGGGCCGCACGGCCTTCCAACGCGACCGCGCCCGCGTACTCCACTCCGCGGCCCTACGGAGACTCGCCGGCAAGACCCAAGTCGTCACCCCGGGAACCCACAGCCAGGCCTGGGACCCCAGCCCCCGCACCCGCCTGACCCACTCCCTGGAGTGCGCCCAGGTCGGCCGGGAACTCGGCGCAGCCCTCGGCTGCGACCCCGACCTCGTGGAAGCCGCCTGCCTCTCCCACGACCTCGGCCACCCCCTTTCGGCCACAACGGCGAAGTGGCACTGAACGAGTTCGCCGAGGACTGCGGCGGCTTCGAGGGCAACGCCCAGTCCCTGAGGCTCCTCACCCGCATCGAGCCCAAGCGGTTCACCCCGGAGGGCTCCGTCGGCCTCAACCTCAC comes from the Streptomyces sp. NBC_00443 genome and includes:
- a CDS encoding gamma-glutamylcyclotransferase family protein; translation: MTPPPLPFFVYGTLRPGEPNHDAFLRGRTLTEEPARLAGAVLYDGPGYPYAVEALGGRGTVYGDLVTARPEEYPALLAALDHLEEYAPNDPRSLYERVPREVLRDTDGTAVLAWVYVAAPPVAARLRTRGRLIESGDWTRRPPG
- a CDS encoding molybdopterin oxidoreductase family protein — encoded protein: MPNSATPTHCPYCALQCGMNLTPLEGGGVAVVERPDFPVNKGALCGKGRTAPAVLESSVRLTSPLVRSGGTLVPATWDEALDRVAEGLARTRTEHGPDACGVFGGGGLTNEKAYSLGKFARIVLGTSQIDYNGRFCMSSAAAAGIRAFGLDRGLPFPLEDIPRTGCVILVGSNLAETMPPSLRFFNELRENGGTLIVVDPRRTKTAEQADLHLAPRPGTDLALALGLLHLIVAEGRVDEEYVQERTAGWEDARAAAMAHWPEYVERITGVSVPQLRETVRLFCEPEHAMVLTARGPEQQSKGTDTVGAWINLCLATGRAGRPLSGYGCLTGQGNGQGGREHGQKADQLPGYRKLDDPAARRHVAEVWGVDPDSLPGPGRSAYELLDALGTDIRSLLLMGSNPVVSAPHAAHIEERIKSLDFLAVCDVVLSETAALADVVLPVTQWAEETGTTTNLEGRVLLRRRAISPPEGVRSDLEVMHELAARLGDGEGTALEKGFPTDPEEVFEELRRASAGGAADYSGITYRRLAQENGVFWPCPAVADTDDAHDGGATDCEDSSPDLAAVPGDDDPARDGETAGAVHPGTPRLFLDRFATPDGRARFVPVSYRAVAEEPDDEYPVLLTTGRVVAQYQSGAQTRRVDELNAAAPGPFVELHPRLAARLGAAEGDPVAVVSRRGRAVAPARITTGIRPDTVFMPFHWPGEGRANTLTNPALDPTSRMPEFKACAVRVETVKS
- a CDS encoding SanA/YdcF family protein, with the translated sequence MRRPKLRRPRLPRTRAGQRRLVQAVMAGCVLGLLPATWMYVVTGGRLHTTADVPRTDVAVVFGAGLWEGEPSPYLAHRLDAAAELYREGRIEAVLVTGDNGREDYDEPDAMRTYLTRHGVPGSRIVSDYAGFDTWDSCVRAKKIFGVDEAVLISQGFHIRRAVALCQEAGVTSYGVGVDDRHDATWYYGGTREIFAAGKAALDAVFEPDPRFLGRREAGVANALAAER
- a CDS encoding sirohydrochlorin chelatase, encoding MTASNPLHDESTMVHLDSTAHIMNRISSQLASQLGLVSLDGRRRPEPPALVVVAHGSRDPRALSTVRALLDKVRALRPGLPVHLGHIELNEPLLPDTLAALGTREAILVPLLLSRGYHVKRDIPEMAAEADVHARVAPALGPHPLLVEALRARLVEAGWRTRMDEPTRRASAVVLAAAGSRDPESKVDTARTAHLLANRLGVPVIPAYATTATPTVPDAISALAARGRTRVAIASYFTAPGRFATECAAAAPWIAAAPLGTHAAMASLLLHRYDQMLTTPVTTSPELASA